ACACGGGCCGTCTCCAATCTGGTGGCGAACGCTATCCGCGCCACGCCCCAATCCGGCACCATCGAATTGACCGACCGGAGGTCCGCAGATGGGGCGACCGAGGTCAGGGTATCCAATCCAGGCCGGGAAATCCCGGAGCAAGAGAGGGGCAAAATATTCGAGCGGTTCTACCGGATCAGCGATTCGCGTACCGGATCGACGGCCGGTTCTGGGCTAGGGCTTGCCATCGTGAAGTCGATCATGTGTCTGCACGGAGGCCGGGTATGGATCGAGTGTGACGCGGGCCGTACGACGTTCATCTTGTCCTTCCCCGGAGAACCGCTCCAGCCATCGGCTGCCTAGCAGGTGCGCACAGCGAAGACGCGTCATGCAGGTATGGGAGCGAGGAGCGTCAAGAACCAGCCGTACCTGTGCCCAGGGCCGCACCCATGGCCGGCGACTGCCTGGCGCAGCGCCTCAGCATCCATCAGCTAAGTCCAGATCGCTCAGCACGGCCCGGAACTGCTCTGGCGAGGGCAGCGACGAAAATTTCAATTCGCCGTTCACGGCGAATGCCGGCATGCTCAGCACTCTGAGAGAAACCGCAAAGTCGAGAGCGTCGAGCTCGAGCACGTTCACCTCTCGCCAAACTACATGAGCCTCGCCCAGCATCGATACTGCGGCCGCTCGCAGTTCCGCCCTGCGCGGCTTGTTGCAGCCCGGCACGGCGATCACCTCGATCTTAACGCTCACCGCCCGCCTCTCGGATACCGTTTTCTAGGGCAGCCAGGATAGCGCAGTCGTCGATGTGTGCCCTCCCGCCTTCGCAATGTTCAATAAGATCGGAGAGTGCAGCCGACATCGCTTGCAACGCTCGGAGCTTGGATTCGATCCGCAAGCGCTTCTCGATTGCGATGGCCCGGACGTCTTCACAACAAGCAGCGTCGGAGCGCTTCAACTTCAGCAACTCCTGGATTTCGGAGATCGAAAAACCGCAGTGCTGAGCGGTCTTTATGAACCGAATGCGCTGCAGTGCCCCATCGTCATACAGCCGATAGCCGGATGCGGTCTTGGACGCGGGCGTAATCAGCCGCTCCTTTTCGTAATAGCGCAGCGTATCGGGAGTCACCCCGGCGAGCATGGCCGCCTTGCCTATCGTGTACATGGCCGTCCTCTGACCGCGTCCACAAGCGTAAAGCTTGGAGTAGGGACCAGGGTCAATAGGTTCGAGGCCTCATCCGAGGCATCGGCGAGAAGCCAAGGCCTCGCCCACCGGTCGTTGTCGGCTCTACGGCTGTCCCAGACCTGCGGCGCGCAGCGCTTGCTCGTCCACACCCGCGCCGGTGCAGCATGACGCCAATTGACCATTTATCGCCACGGCAGGCACCGTGCGAACGCCCAGATCGCGCGCGCGCTTCGCGACATTGATATCGTTCATGTCGAGAATGGAGACTTCGCACGCATCGCAGGCGAGTCGGTTTACAAGATCGATCGTCGCTTGACAGATGGAGCATCCCGCGCTGAACACCTCGACTTTTCGTTTGGTTGCCATGAGCTTCTCCAAGCAATGGTCCAGTTCGAACCCGGCGACCCGATCTCGAGGAGCAGGCCCGAGGAGCAACTGTAATCCCGGGTCAGCACTCCAAAGTCAAGTGTGCTCTGTACTTCGCCGTGCAGGGGCAATGCTGGACCGCTCGGCCTGTTCGGGCAGCTCGCTGCGCACCAGTAAACCGCTTCTATCGGAAGATCTTGTCCAGCAGGTCTTTCACCACTTCATGGATTGCGCCGACGATAAATCCCGCAACGCTTACGACGGCGAGCGGGTACAAGAACATCCATAGTCCCCACTCGCTCTCGGCGAGGAGAATCCTGCGAAAGTCGAGTCCGTGGAATAGACCATTGAGAAAGTCGAGAGCCTGCTCGTGCCACATCGCCCATGCGGCTGCACAGAATACGTAAGCTATTCCGGCGGTAATTGAAAGCGTGATGCCGATGCGGAGCGCCCTCGTTCCGATACGATCGCTCATATATTCAGTCGCGAGAGAGAGAGACAGGCGCCTCAGGCCGAGCCGCTCCAGCTTCAGGAAGGCGGCATAGCGAGCGCAAGCGGGCATCATAAGGCTTCGGCTGGAAGTAACAAGGCCGTGCTACTTGGCGGGCTCGATACGGGTCACGGTGTAAGCGCCCTCGACTTTGTCGGCCTGGAAGCGGATCTTGTCACCGGCCTTCACCTGCTCGAGCATCGAAGGATCCTTGACCTGGAAAACCATCGTCATGGCCGGCATGTCGAGGTTGACGAGCGGTCCATGCCGGATGGTTAGCTTCTTCGCCTCCTTGTCGACCTTGCGCACCTCGCCCTCCGAAAGGGACGCGGCAGCCTGGGCCACGTTGGTCGGCTTGTGGTGTGCGTCATCGGCCAGCCCGGAAAGCGGGAGGGCAAGCGAGAGCATGAGAACTGCACTTGCGGTACGGATCATGATGTATTTCCCCAAGTATGACGGTACAAATCCCATCCCGGCGCTGGCCGGGCGTTCCTGACATGGGTGCCGATTGCGGTTTCTGCGCCTTGCACCGGAATCACCGAATCAGGATACCTTAACGTTTCCGAGCTACTTAACGATGACCTTGCCGACCATGCCGGCTTCGAAGTGGCCCGGGATGAGACACCCGTAGTAGAACTCGCCTGCTTTCGTGAACTGCCAGACAACCTGCTCACCCTTTCCTGGCGCCACGTGCGCCATGTAGGGCTCATCATGCTCCATCCCCGGGTGCTTCTTCATGAGC
This window of the Betaproteobacteria bacterium genome carries:
- a CDS encoding glutaredoxin; this encodes MSVKIEVIAVPGCNKPRRAELRAAAVSMLGEAHVVWREVNVLELDALDFAVSLRVLSMPAFAVNGELKFSSLPSPEQFRAVLSDLDLADGC
- a CDS encoding MerR family transcriptional regulator, with the protein product MYTIGKAAMLAGVTPDTLRYYEKERLITPASKTASGYRLYDDGALQRIRFIKTAQHCGFSISEIQELLKLKRSDAACCEDVRAIAIEKRLRIESKLRALQAMSAALSDLIEHCEGGRAHIDDCAILAALENGIREAGGER
- a CDS encoding RND transporter; translation: MIRTASAVLMLSLALPLSGLADDAHHKPTNVAQAAASLSEGEVRKVDKEAKKLTIRHGPLVNLDMPAMTMVFQVKDPSMLEQVKAGDKIRFQADKVEGAYTVTRIEPAK